The following coding sequences lie in one Xanthomonas hyacinthi genomic window:
- a CDS encoding pyridoxine 5'-phosphate synthase produces MTRLSVNVNKIAVLRNSRGDALPSVLDAARACLDAGAHGITVHPRPDRRHIHAEDVLVLAALTRARGVEFNIEGNPFAPPRPGYPGLIPLCAQARPAQATLVPDGDGQLTSDHGFDFGRDSERLRPLIAELKALGCRVSLFVDADNPELARAAELGADRVELYTGPYAEAFDRGDAAAPAAFAAAARRAQAAGLGVNAGHDLAQANLGAFLAAVPQVLEVSIGHALIGEALYAGLDATVKAYLGILDAAR; encoded by the coding sequence ATGACCCGGCTCAGCGTCAACGTCAACAAGATCGCGGTGCTGCGCAATTCGCGTGGCGATGCACTGCCGAGCGTGCTCGATGCGGCGCGCGCCTGCCTGGATGCCGGTGCGCACGGCATCACCGTGCATCCGCGCCCGGACCGGCGCCACATCCATGCCGAGGACGTGCTGGTACTGGCCGCGCTGACCCGCGCGCGCGGTGTCGAATTCAACATCGAGGGCAATCCGTTCGCGCCGCCGCGGCCCGGCTATCCCGGGCTGATCCCACTGTGCGCGCAGGCGCGCCCGGCGCAGGCCACCCTGGTCCCGGACGGCGACGGCCAGCTGACCTCCGACCATGGCTTCGACTTCGGCCGCGACAGCGAGCGGCTGCGCCCGTTGATCGCCGAACTGAAGGCGCTGGGCTGCCGGGTCAGCCTGTTCGTCGATGCCGACAACCCCGAGCTGGCACGCGCCGCCGAACTCGGCGCCGACCGCGTCGAGCTGTATACCGGCCCGTACGCAGAAGCGTTCGACCGCGGCGACGCCGCAGCGCCGGCCGCCTTCGCCGCGGCCGCGCGCCGCGCGCAAGCCGCCGGACTCGGCGTCAATGCCGGCCACGACCTGGCCCAGGCCAACCTCGGCGCGTTCCTGGCCGCGGTGCCGCAGGTGCTGGAGGTGTCGATCGGGCACGCGCTGATCGGCGAAGCGCTGTATGCCGGGCTGGACGCCACGGTGAAGGCGTATCTAGGGATACTGGATGCTGCGCGCTAG
- a CDS encoding M48 family metallopeptidase: protein MKNGVLGASLAVLLAACATTTSPTGRTQVVGGVSQQELDQLGLKAFVETKAKEPIDKDPKRNAYVRCVVDALVAQLPAQWRGTAWETALFDDKEANAFALPGGKVGVNSGIFSVAKNQDQLAAVLGHEIGHVIARHHEERITRQLGTQAGLSVLGALAGARYGGAAADTVDQVGGMTAQAAFLLPGSRTQESEADVVGQRLMAQAGFDPAQAVDLWKNMMAAGGQRPPQWLSTHPDPSARIGELQRDVAALEPVYAQARSAGRTPRCG from the coding sequence ATGAAGAATGGTGTACTGGGGGCATCGCTCGCGGTGCTGCTGGCAGCGTGCGCGACGACCACATCGCCGACCGGCCGGACCCAGGTCGTGGGCGGCGTGTCGCAGCAGGAGCTCGATCAGCTCGGGCTGAAGGCCTTTGTCGAAACCAAGGCCAAGGAGCCGATCGACAAGGACCCGAAGCGCAATGCCTACGTGCGCTGCGTGGTCGATGCCCTGGTCGCGCAGTTGCCGGCGCAATGGCGCGGCACCGCCTGGGAAACCGCCCTGTTCGACGACAAGGAAGCCAACGCGTTCGCGCTGCCCGGCGGCAAGGTCGGCGTCAACAGCGGCATCTTCAGCGTGGCCAAGAACCAGGATCAGCTGGCGGCAGTGCTCGGCCACGAAATCGGCCACGTGATCGCGCGCCACCACGAAGAACGCATCACCCGCCAGCTCGGCACCCAGGCCGGGCTCAGCGTGCTCGGCGCCCTGGCAGGCGCGCGTTACGGCGGTGCCGCCGCCGATACGGTCGACCAGGTCGGCGGCATGACCGCGCAGGCCGCGTTCCTGCTGCCGGGCTCGCGGACCCAGGAGAGCGAGGCGGACGTGGTTGGCCAGCGGCTGATGGCGCAGGCCGGCTTCGACCCGGCGCAGGCGGTGGACCTGTGGAAGAACATGATGGCTGCCGGCGGCCAGCGCCCGCCACAATGGCTGTCCACCCACCCCGATCCCAGCGCCCGCATCGGCGAACTGCAGCGCGATGTCGCCGCGCTCGAACCGGTGTATGCGCAGGCGCGCAGCGCCGGGCGGACGCCGAGGTGCGGCTGA
- the cls gene encoding cardiolipin synthase, whose protein sequence is MFVFATLQNTWDWLTGIPHFGAYVTAAYLLYILWLSGWIVLQKREPAATLSWVLSLAALPYLGFVIYYLLGPQKVKRQRLRRGRSRSGMEHYSSVCPPDADCTELAKIAQATTGLAPSSATTAQWLVDGAATFDAIVRDIAAAQHHVHLEYYIFNPDRSGTRIRDALVERARAGVKVRLLLDAVGSSQVRRRFLQPLLDAGGEAAWFHPTQLLRPFKFKRPWVNLRTHRKIVVIDGRIGFTGGINITDEENEALRPDAYRDLHVRCEGHVVRSLQLVFVEDWLYATRQGRDTFDVAQIWPHDMPGRDAGAIQAQVLASGPDSSWESIHRMQVAAIYEAQRRVWLVTPYFVPGEAARMALSSAALGGLDVRLLVPKRSDSRLVTLAARSYFDELLQAGVKVYEYGPRMLHSKALIIDDALCIVGSANFDNRSFRLNFEVAAMFRDRQLTQELATLVGREIADAVQVRDDRKRSLWRYRLPEAMARLTSPLL, encoded by the coding sequence ATGTTCGTATTCGCGACCCTGCAGAACACCTGGGACTGGCTCACCGGCATCCCCCATTTCGGCGCCTATGTCACCGCCGCCTATCTGCTGTACATCCTGTGGCTGAGCGGCTGGATCGTGCTGCAGAAGCGCGAGCCGGCGGCGACGCTGAGCTGGGTGCTGTCGCTGGCCGCGCTGCCGTACCTGGGTTTCGTCATCTACTACCTGCTCGGGCCGCAGAAGGTGAAGCGGCAGCGCCTGCGCCGCGGCCGCTCGCGCTCGGGCATGGAGCACTACAGCAGCGTCTGTCCGCCCGACGCCGACTGCACCGAGCTGGCCAAGATCGCCCAGGCCACCACCGGGCTGGCGCCGAGTTCGGCGACCACCGCGCAGTGGCTGGTGGATGGCGCGGCCACCTTCGACGCGATCGTGCGCGACATCGCCGCCGCGCAGCACCATGTGCACCTGGAGTACTACATCTTCAATCCCGACCGCAGCGGCACGCGCATCCGCGACGCGCTGGTCGAGCGCGCCCGCGCCGGGGTCAAGGTGCGCCTGCTGCTGGACGCGGTGGGTTCCTCGCAGGTGCGCAGGCGCTTCCTGCAGCCGCTGCTGGACGCCGGCGGCGAGGCAGCCTGGTTCCATCCCACCCAGCTGCTGCGCCCGTTCAAGTTCAAGCGGCCGTGGGTGAACCTGCGCACCCACCGCAAGATCGTGGTGATCGACGGCCGCATCGGCTTCACCGGCGGCATCAACATCACCGACGAAGAGAACGAGGCGCTGCGCCCCGACGCCTACCGCGACCTGCACGTGCGCTGCGAGGGCCACGTGGTGCGCAGCCTGCAGCTGGTGTTCGTCGAGGACTGGCTGTACGCCACCCGCCAGGGCCGCGACACCTTCGACGTGGCGCAGATCTGGCCGCACGACATGCCCGGCCGCGACGCGGGCGCGATCCAGGCGCAGGTGCTGGCGTCCGGCCCGGATTCGTCGTGGGAGAGCATCCACCGCATGCAGGTGGCGGCGATCTACGAGGCGCAGCGGCGGGTGTGGCTGGTGACGCCGTACTTCGTCCCGGGCGAAGCCGCGCGCATGGCGCTGAGCTCGGCCGCGCTGGGCGGACTCGACGTGCGCCTGCTGGTGCCCAAGCGCAGCGATTCGCGGCTGGTGACGCTGGCCGCACGCTCGTATTTCGACGAATTGCTGCAGGCCGGGGTCAAGGTCTACGAATACGGCCCGCGCATGCTGCACAGCAAGGCGCTGATCATCGACGACGCACTGTGCATCGTCGGCAGCGCCAACTTCGACAACCGCAGTTTCCGCCTCAATTTCGAGGTGGCGGCGATGTTCCGCGACCGCCAGCTGACCCAGGAACTGGCCACGCTGGTCGGCCGCGAGATCGCCGATGCGGTGCAGGTACGCGACGACCGCAAGCGCTCGCTGTGGCGCTACCGGCTGCCCGAGGCGATGGCACGGCTGACCTCGCCGCTGCTGTAG
- a CDS encoding energy transducer TonB, which translates to MTEQLVINRHYEKDEASSLSWPRIIGIAFVIALHLAALMLLLIPAVAPKAAAEKERNIVVTLVDAPPPPPPPPPPPPKPPETPPPPVKNLAPPKPTPLPPPPEAPVIDVPEPRPSDIATPPSPPAPPAAATDIGASVDISSRAMNPPKYPPSAFRAGVEGEVILIIDVDASGNVTNVAVEKSSRNRDLDRAAMEAARKWRFNSAVVNGQKTAGRVRVPVNFALN; encoded by the coding sequence ATGACGGAACAACTGGTCATCAATCGGCATTACGAAAAAGATGAAGCTTCCAGCCTCAGCTGGCCGCGCATCATCGGTATTGCCTTCGTAATCGCGCTGCATCTGGCAGCGCTGATGTTGCTGCTGATTCCAGCCGTTGCGCCGAAGGCGGCAGCGGAGAAGGAACGCAACATCGTCGTCACCCTGGTCGACGCCCCGCCACCGCCGCCACCGCCGCCGCCACCGCCGCCGAAGCCGCCGGAGACGCCGCCGCCGCCGGTCAAGAACCTGGCGCCGCCGAAGCCGACCCCGTTGCCGCCGCCGCCGGAAGCTCCGGTGATCGACGTGCCGGAGCCGCGCCCGAGCGACATCGCCACGCCGCCGTCGCCGCCTGCGCCGCCTGCCGCGGCGACCGACATCGGCGCCAGCGTCGATATTTCGTCGAGAGCCATGAACCCGCCGAAGTACCCGCCGTCCGCGTTCCGGGCTGGCGTGGAAGGCGAGGTGATCCTGATCATCGACGTCGATGCAAGCGGTAACGTCACCAACGTCGCCGTCGAGAAATCCAGCCGCAATCGCGATCTGGACCGCGCCGCCATGGAAGCAGCGCGCAAGTGGCGGTTCAATTCCGCTGTCGTCAATGGACAGAAGACCGCCGGCCGCGTCCGCGTACCGGTCAACTTCGCGCTGAACTGA
- a CDS encoding ExbD/TolR family protein, which produces MAFSSGGGRGPMADINVTPLVDVMLVLLIIFIVTAPIMTYPIDVDLPQRVINPPPQLRDPPPPIDLRIDASNQIFWNNSPVAVTVLPQMMENEVQRDPTNQPELRIDANPDSEYEVMAKVLAAAKNSDMKKIGFVQQ; this is translated from the coding sequence ATGGCATTCAGCTCAGGAGGCGGCCGTGGTCCCATGGCCGACATCAACGTCACGCCGCTGGTCGATGTGATGCTGGTGCTGTTGATCATCTTCATCGTGACCGCGCCGATCATGACCTACCCGATCGACGTGGATCTGCCGCAGCGGGTGATCAACCCGCCGCCGCAGTTGCGCGATCCGCCGCCGCCGATCGATCTGCGCATCGATGCGTCGAACCAGATCTTCTGGAACAACAGCCCGGTGGCGGTGACGGTGCTTCCGCAGATGATGGAAAACGAAGTACAGCGCGATCCGACCAACCAGCCGGAACTGCGCATCGATGCCAATCCGGATTCCGAATACGAAGTGATGGCCAAGGTGCTGGCCGCCGCCAAGAATTCGGACATGAAAAAGATCGGCTTCGTGCAGCAATAA
- a CDS encoding GNAT family N-acetyltransferase: protein MNRAFTIAIPYLQSERLTLREYRLKDFDAFADHLADPESAAHLALVDREAAWRIFSSQAGLWLLQGAGWWAVEVRQTGRLVGNVGAFFREGATTMELGWNTYRALWGRGFASEAAAIVLDYALEVRREPKIRALIDPGNTSSLRVAQRLGLMYEAETELYGKAIGCYTRARKLGCSE, encoded by the coding sequence ATGAATCGTGCATTCACCATCGCCATTCCGTATCTTCAATCGGAGCGCCTCACTCTCCGGGAATACAGGCTGAAGGATTTTGATGCATTCGCAGACCACCTCGCGGATCCTGAGAGCGCAGCGCATCTCGCGTTGGTCGACCGGGAAGCTGCGTGGCGGATATTCAGTTCACAGGCCGGACTCTGGCTCTTGCAAGGCGCTGGCTGGTGGGCTGTGGAGGTTCGGCAGACGGGTCGACTTGTAGGCAATGTTGGAGCATTCTTTCGTGAAGGAGCAACGACGATGGAGCTCGGCTGGAACACTTATCGTGCGTTGTGGGGCCGAGGATTCGCGAGCGAGGCGGCAGCAATAGTCCTGGATTATGCGCTCGAGGTTCGACGCGAGCCGAAGATTCGAGCCCTCATCGATCCAGGAAATACGTCATCGCTGCGCGTTGCACAGCGCCTTGGGCTGATGTACGAGGCGGAAACTGAATTATATGGCAAGGCAATCGGCTGCTATACGCGTGCGCGCAAACTCGGCTGCAGCGAGTGA
- a CDS encoding CPBP family intramembrane glutamic endopeptidase encodes MTSLPSYPPAPPPLTSAAPPSGWGKPLLGFVLDVLLAAVVLLAVSVLSGLVWGVVRGVQVTMELRAQGLPGDRLAATVASHLGQPGALAQLLIALVSTLSAALLLYFLRRPAGAAERRRSWQAARVPATWGWVLLVAVAVFVGSTVLSNLGAQLGIKPVPTNLPLMREAMTQMPLFLLVFAVLIAPAYEELLFRRVLFGRLWEAGRPRLGMALSGAAFALVHELPGTTGNGVAETLQLWLVYGSMGAAFAWLYKRTGTLWAPIAAHGLNNAVAVAALYWFGTT; translated from the coding sequence ATGACCTCGCTGCCGTCGTACCCGCCCGCCCCGCCCCCGCTGACCAGTGCCGCGCCGCCGTCCGGCTGGGGCAAGCCGCTGCTCGGCTTCGTTCTCGACGTGCTGCTCGCCGCCGTCGTGCTGTTGGCCGTCAGCGTGTTGTCCGGCTTGGTCTGGGGCGTGGTGCGTGGCGTCCAGGTCACCATGGAACTGCGTGCACAGGGTCTTCCCGGCGATCGGCTCGCCGCGACCGTCGCCTCCCATCTCGGCCAACCCGGGGCGTTGGCGCAGCTGCTGATCGCCTTGGTCAGCACCTTGTCCGCGGCACTGCTGCTGTATTTCCTGCGCCGTCCGGCCGGTGCCGCCGAACGCCGCCGCTCCTGGCAGGCCGCGCGCGTGCCGGCAACCTGGGGCTGGGTGCTGCTGGTCGCGGTGGCGGTGTTCGTGGGCAGTACCGTGCTCTCCAACCTCGGCGCGCAGCTGGGGATCAAGCCGGTGCCGACCAACCTGCCGCTGATGCGCGAGGCAATGACGCAGATGCCGTTGTTCCTGCTCGTGTTCGCGGTGCTGATCGCGCCGGCCTACGAGGAACTGCTGTTCCGCCGGGTGTTGTTCGGGCGCCTGTGGGAGGCCGGGCGACCGCGACTGGGCATGGCGCTCAGCGGCGCGGCGTTCGCGCTGGTGCACGAATTGCCCGGCACCACCGGCAATGGCGTGGCCGAGACCCTGCAGCTGTGGCTGGTCTACGGCAGCATGGGCGCGGCGTTCGCATGGCTGTACAAGCGCACCGGCACGCTGTGGGCGCCGATTGCCGCGCACGGGCTGAACAACGCCGTCGCCGTCGCCGCGCTGTACTGGTTTGGCACAACGTGA
- a CDS encoding glycoside hydrolase family 5 protein — MIRSLPCLHALRLALLLSLFAALPQLHAQGALKFAGVNLSGAEISSSKKPGVLNVDYVYPRDADYAYFASKGMNIVRLPVSWERLQSSAQGRLDVAQLALIKTAVKQAKAHRMHLIVDIHNYGSYNQAKIGSANVPIKTFSDLWQRLALEFKNDNAVVFGLMNEPNNISPALWASAAQAAVDAIRATGARNLILVPGALWSGAHSWYATVGGESNAVALASLYDPLGRTAIEVHQYLDGNSSGTSRACVSGSIGAERLAAFTGWLRETRHIGFLGEFGAADNATCRQALNGMLGYLEQHSALWLGWSCWAGGAWWRQDYPFNLQPDADGRDKPQMSILSARAKRIAR, encoded by the coding sequence ATGATCCGTTCGTTGCCGTGCCTGCACGCGCTGCGTCTGGCGCTGCTGCTTTCCCTGTTCGCCGCGCTGCCGCAGCTGCACGCACAAGGCGCGCTGAAATTCGCCGGCGTCAATCTGTCCGGCGCGGAGATCAGCTCCAGCAAGAAACCCGGCGTGCTCAACGTGGACTACGTCTATCCGCGCGATGCCGACTACGCTTATTTCGCCAGCAAGGGCATGAACATCGTGCGCCTACCGGTGTCGTGGGAACGCCTGCAGTCCAGCGCGCAAGGCCGGCTGGACGTCGCGCAGCTAGCGCTGATCAAGACCGCGGTGAAGCAGGCCAAGGCGCATCGGATGCACCTGATCGTGGACATCCACAACTACGGCAGCTACAACCAGGCCAAGATCGGCAGCGCGAACGTGCCGATCAAGACCTTCAGCGACCTGTGGCAGCGCCTGGCGCTCGAGTTCAAGAACGACAACGCCGTGGTCTTCGGCCTGATGAACGAGCCGAACAACATCTCGCCCGCGCTGTGGGCTAGCGCCGCGCAGGCCGCAGTGGACGCGATCCGCGCCACCGGCGCGCGCAACCTGATCCTGGTGCCGGGCGCGTTGTGGAGCGGCGCGCACAGCTGGTATGCGACCGTGGGCGGCGAATCCAACGCCGTGGCGCTGGCCTCGCTGTACGACCCGCTCGGGCGCACCGCCATCGAAGTGCACCAGTATCTGGACGGCAATTCCAGCGGCACCAGCCGCGCCTGCGTCAGCGGCAGCATCGGCGCCGAGCGCCTGGCCGCTTTCACCGGCTGGCTGCGCGAGACCCGACACATCGGCTTCCTCGGCGAGTTCGGCGCTGCCGACAACGCCACCTGCCGGCAGGCGCTGAACGGCATGCTCGGCTACCTCGAGCAGCACAGTGCGCTGTGGCTGGGCTGGAGCTGCTGGGCCGGCGGCGCCTGGTGGCGGCAGGACTATCCGTTCAACCTGCAGCCCGACGCGGACGGCCGCGACAAGCCGCAGATGTCGATCCTGTCGGCCAGGGCGAAGCGCATCGCGCGCTGA
- a CDS encoding tetratricopeptide repeat protein has product MKFNIRKQALLSLVIAAALGGAVVTDAAAQADRSEQRSSRKSKNEKAAVMFPNATRQEPTGKPSAKLGSKLQKLIDTYNKGEDYAGVRSQADEILANSAANDYDKSIAAQLAAQAAYNLDDSKAAKQYLQQAIQFNGLDNNGHFQSMLMLAQLQLQDDQSAEGLASLDKYLAESKSTRPEDLILKGQALYQAERYQEAIPVLQQAIAASPQPKDNWNQLLMASYAEAGQTGEAVKAAEALAAKTPNDKKAQLNLASMYMQAEQMDKAAAVMEKLRAAGQLTDEKEYKQLYSIYANTDKKEKDVIAVITEGMQKGILKPDYQTYLALAQSYYYTDQVPQAIENWQKAAPLSKDGETYLNLAKVLHQEGRIPEAKQAAQQALAKGVKKPEDAKKIINLK; this is encoded by the coding sequence ATGAAATTCAATATTCGCAAGCAAGCGCTGTTGTCCCTGGTGATCGCTGCTGCCCTCGGCGGCGCGGTGGTGACCGACGCCGCCGCGCAGGCCGACCGTTCCGAGCAGCGTTCCTCGCGCAAGTCCAAAAACGAAAAGGCCGCGGTGATGTTTCCCAACGCCACCCGCCAGGAGCCGACCGGCAAGCCGTCGGCCAAGCTCGGCAGCAAGCTGCAGAAGCTGATCGACACCTACAACAAGGGCGAGGACTACGCTGGCGTGCGCAGCCAGGCCGACGAGATCCTGGCCAATAGCGCGGCCAACGACTACGACAAGTCGATCGCCGCGCAGTTGGCCGCGCAGGCCGCCTACAACCTCGACGACAGCAAGGCGGCCAAGCAGTACCTGCAGCAGGCGATCCAGTTCAATGGCCTGGACAACAACGGCCACTTCCAGTCGATGCTGATGCTGGCGCAGCTGCAGTTGCAGGACGACCAGAGCGCAGAAGGCCTGGCCTCGCTGGACAAGTACCTGGCCGAATCCAAGTCGACCCGTCCGGAAGATCTGATTCTCAAGGGCCAGGCGCTGTACCAGGCCGAGCGCTACCAGGAGGCGATCCCGGTGCTGCAGCAGGCCATCGCCGCCTCGCCGCAGCCCAAGGACAACTGGAACCAGTTGCTGATGGCGTCCTACGCCGAGGCCGGCCAGACCGGCGAAGCGGTCAAGGCGGCCGAAGCGCTGGCGGCCAAGACGCCGAACGACAAGAAGGCCCAACTCAACCTGGCCAGCATGTACATGCAGGCCGAGCAGATGGACAAGGCCGCCGCGGTGATGGAGAAGCTGCGTGCGGCCGGGCAGTTGACCGATGAGAAGGAGTACAAGCAGCTGTACTCGATCTACGCCAACACCGACAAGAAGGAGAAGGACGTCATCGCGGTCATCACCGAAGGCATGCAGAAGGGCATCCTCAAGCCCGACTACCAGACCTATCTGGCGCTGGCCCAGTCCTACTACTACACCGACCAGGTGCCGCAGGCGATCGAGAACTGGCAGAAGGCTGCGCCGTTGTCCAAGGACGGCGAGACCTATCTGAACCTGGCCAAGGTGCTGCACCAGGAAGGCCGCATCCCGGAAGCCAAGCAGGCTGCGCAGCAGGCGCTCGCCAAGGGCGTCAAGAAGCCGGAAGACGCCAAGAAGATCATCAATCTGAAGTAA
- a CDS encoding substrate-binding domain-containing protein, translated as MSRFILRLLLAGAAALCAIPSAAAQQAERLRVHGSNSIGAQLMPALVESWLHSIGYRQIQRRRVDAATLEISALRDDAPLVVEIGSAGSAAGFADLVRGDAELAMLARAPDARERDAAWQLGDLSSPDQNFVVALDGARVLVAADNPLASLSVAQLRDILSGRLTRWSQLGGADLPIEVQRNAERSGLGDFLRERLPLPATAQAASQRLHSNLVGTAQAVAGHPAALAVVALTTPLPAGTRALAIADGGIAVLPTPASIRGEDYPLVQRYSLYGGQMMSALGRSLALYSVAAQAQQVVGRIGPIPMRIAPDPMPQAHASGDTRQADDAYLQAGAGAQRLTTTLRFSLQSLNSMFEARSAQDLDRLIAFMHQPAMRGRALAVIGFATPDTANRLYPTIASNDRADVIAAYLSQRGIVVERARGLGAARPLVGGEDTPAKLRNERVEIWLLDAGR; from the coding sequence ATGTCCCGTTTCATCTTGCGCCTGCTGTTGGCCGGTGCGGCAGCACTGTGCGCCATCCCGTCGGCCGCCGCGCAGCAGGCCGAACGCCTGCGCGTGCATGGCTCCAATAGCATTGGCGCGCAGCTGATGCCGGCCCTGGTCGAATCCTGGCTGCACAGCATCGGCTATCGGCAGATCCAGCGCCGCCGTGTCGATGCGGCGACGCTGGAGATCTCCGCGCTGCGCGACGATGCGCCGCTGGTGGTCGAGATCGGCAGCGCCGGTTCGGCCGCCGGCTTCGCCGATCTGGTCCGCGGCGACGCCGAGCTGGCGATGCTGGCGCGCGCACCCGATGCGCGCGAACGCGATGCCGCCTGGCAGCTTGGCGATCTGTCCTCGCCGGACCAGAACTTCGTCGTCGCCCTGGACGGCGCCCGCGTGCTGGTCGCCGCCGACAATCCGCTGGCCTCGCTCAGCGTCGCGCAGCTGCGCGACATCCTGAGCGGGCGGCTGACGCGCTGGTCGCAACTCGGCGGCGCCGACCTGCCGATCGAAGTGCAGCGCAACGCCGAGCGCAGCGGATTGGGCGATTTTCTGCGCGAGCGCCTGCCGCTGCCGGCCACGGCACAGGCCGCCTCGCAGCGCCTCCATTCCAACCTGGTCGGGACGGCGCAGGCCGTGGCCGGGCACCCGGCTGCACTGGCGGTCGTCGCGCTGACCACGCCGCTCCCGGCCGGCACCCGTGCGCTCGCCATCGCCGACGGCGGCATCGCGGTCCTGCCCACGCCGGCCAGCATCCGTGGCGAGGACTATCCGTTGGTGCAGCGCTATAGCCTGTACGGCGGGCAGATGATGTCGGCGCTCGGCCGCAGCCTGGCCCTGTATTCGGTCGCTGCGCAGGCGCAGCAGGTCGTCGGCCGGATCGGGCCGATCCCGATGCGCATCGCCCCCGACCCGATGCCGCAGGCCCACGCGAGCGGCGACACGCGCCAGGCCGACGATGCCTACCTGCAGGCCGGCGCCGGCGCGCAGCGCCTGACCACCACCTTGCGTTTCAGCCTGCAGTCGCTGAACTCGATGTTCGAGGCGCGCAGCGCGCAGGACCTGGACCGACTGATCGCCTTCATGCATCAGCCGGCAATGCGCGGCCGGGCCTTGGCGGTCATCGGCTTCGCCACACCGGATACGGCCAACCGCCTGTATCCGACCATCGCCAGCAACGACCGCGCCGACGTGATCGCCGCCTATCTGTCCCAACGCGGCATCGTGGTCGAGCGCGCGCGCGGACTGGGCGCGGCGCGCCCTCTGGTCGGCGGCGAAGATACGCCGGCCAAGCTGCGCAACGAGCGCGTCGAGATCTGGCTGCTGGACGCCGGGCGCTGA
- a CDS encoding ExbD/TolR family protein, producing the protein MAFSSGNSGGPMADINVTPLVDVMLVLLIIFIITAPLMSHKVKVELPQANLKQDPDKDEKRANPITLAVKEDGSLYWNDEPISKEALESRFSTAAQQTPQPPLNLRGDRTTKMRTINEITKIAQGQGMLDVGFVATKEKGN; encoded by the coding sequence ATGGCTTTCAGTAGTGGTAACAGCGGCGGCCCCATGGCCGACATCAACGTCACGCCCCTCGTGGACGTGATGTTGGTGCTGCTGATCATCTTCATCATCACGGCACCGCTGATGTCCCACAAGGTCAAGGTGGAGCTGCCCCAAGCCAACCTGAAGCAGGATCCGGATAAGGACGAAAAACGCGCCAATCCGATCACGCTGGCGGTCAAGGAAGACGGGTCGCTGTACTGGAACGACGAGCCGATCTCCAAGGAAGCCCTGGAATCGCGCTTCTCCACCGCTGCCCAGCAGACCCCGCAGCCGCCGCTCAACCTGCGTGGCGACCGCACCACCAAGATGCGTACGATCAACGAGATCACCAAGATCGCGCAGGGTCAGGGCATGTTGGACGTCGGTTTCGTTGCGACCAAAGAGAAGGGGAACTGA
- the exbB gene encoding TonB-system energizer ExbB translates to MLQEIFIAAAAGGNNASNALSQMGFEHLITEMTSKPGDFAVSWVVLITLIIMSASSWYWTVINIFRATRLKSQADRVTSLFWDTPNAQDAIRAMEEQPASEPFSKIALDAAQAAAHHQRAEAGAGTGLGETLSRSEFVDRALRQAVTRESTKLQSGMTLLATVGATAPFVGLLGTVWGIYGALIKIGATGSASIDAVAGPVGEALIMTAIGLFVAIPAVFAFNFFSKVNSSTIAKLDTFAHDLHDFFATGSRVR, encoded by the coding sequence ATGCTGCAGGAAATTTTCATCGCCGCTGCTGCGGGGGGCAACAACGCATCGAACGCCCTGTCGCAGATGGGCTTCGAGCACCTGATCACCGAGATGACCTCCAAGCCGGGTGACTTCGCCGTCTCCTGGGTGGTGCTCATCACCCTTATCATCATGTCGGCGTCGTCCTGGTACTGGACCGTCATCAACATCTTCCGCGCCACCCGTCTGAAGAGTCAGGCCGACCGCGTCACCAGCCTGTTCTGGGATACGCCGAACGCGCAGGACGCCATCCGTGCGATGGAAGAGCAGCCGGCCAGCGAGCCGTTCTCGAAGATCGCGCTCGACGCCGCACAGGCCGCTGCGCACCACCAGCGTGCCGAAGCCGGCGCCGGTACCGGCCTGGGCGAGACCCTGAGCCGTTCGGAGTTCGTCGACCGCGCGCTGCGCCAGGCCGTGACCCGCGAAAGCACCAAGCTGCAGTCCGGCATGACCCTGCTGGCCACCGTCGGTGCGACCGCGCCGTTCGTCGGTCTGCTGGGTACGGTGTGGGGCATCTACGGCGCGCTGATCAAGATCGGTGCCACCGGCTCCGCCTCGATCGACGCCGTCGCCGGCCCGGTCGGTGAAGCGCTGATCATGACCGCGATCGGTCTGTTCGTCGCGATCCCGGCCGTGTTCGCGTTCAACTTCTTCAGCAAGGTCAACAGCTCGACGATCGCCAAGTTGGATACGTTCGCCCACGACCTGCATGACTTCTTCGCCACTGGTTCGCGCGTTCGCTGA